Below is a genomic region from Elusimicrobiota bacterium.
TCACGGCGCACCGAATCTGTATGGGATTGGCCTTTATGACCTCGACCCTTTTTTTGGTTTCTTATCTTTATTACCACTACAACGCGGGAAGCAAACCCTTTTTAGGAATGGGCTGGGTTCGGCCCGTCTATTTTTCAATTCTTCTCACCCACACCCTTTTGGCGATGGCGATCGTCCCCTTGGTTCTTGTGACACTCCGACACGCCCTCAAAGGAAACTTCCCCGCTCATCAAAAGTGGGCGCGTTGGACCTGGCCCATTTGGATGTACGTCTCAGTCACCGGCGTGGTCATTTATTGGATGCTGTACCGGATGTAATGGTTCATCGTGTTTAAAACTTTGGGAATGGCCTGTATATTGGGGCTCATTGCCTTCAACGCCACTTCAATTCAAACTTTTCCTCCTGTCAATGCCGACGACGTAAGCAATGCCATTCTTGGAGACCATTATGGGCTGACAGGTGAAATTCGTTACCCGTTGATGAAAAACGTGGTCCACCCTGATTTCTATGATCTTTCTTCCTCAGATCAGTATGCCTATCGCGGCATTTACACCTTATTTACTGCGTTTGGCCAAAGGTTGATTGGAAAAAGTTTTTTCCAACACCGGCTCTTCTCATTTATAGGATGGGTTTTGATTGGTCTACTTATGGCCTGTTTCCTGGCCAAGAACTGGGGCCCCAATACTGCAATTATTGGTTCCATTCTTTGGTATGGAAATCTTTGTGGGATTTTGGCTTCCCATTTAATACGGCCAGATATTTGGCTGGCTTTCTTTGCAACCATTCAACTCATTTTAATTCCTTATATACACAAGCGACCTCATCTGGGATTTTTTTTCTTCGCAATGGCTGGCCCTATTGCCATGGGATTTCATCCTCATGGAATTTTGCTCATTGCGTGGAGTCTATTGATTTTTTCTCATTTTCTATTCAAGCAAGGTAATTTGGAAGGTTTTTGGGGCTTTGTTTTAGGTTTGCTGAGTGGTGTGGCCATCTATGCCCTATATGTTGATGTTGAAACTGCTGCCATTTCTAAATTTACCTACGCTATGGCGATCCATAAATCCAACTTTGGCACATGGTTGACGCGCTTGAACCCATTGACTTGGATAAAAGACACTTTTCTTTTATTTATATTTCCCGATTCATTTTATTTACCCTCAATATTAAGACTTTCACTCATCTGGTATTGGTCTTTTAATTCTTTCTTGTTGGTTTTCATTTTGGCTTCCATTTATTTGATTTGGAATAAAAAAATGAATCGCCTTCTTTGGTCCGTTTTTTCACTTTGGGCTGTCTTATTCTCCGGGATGGGTTTTGGATATATCCGCCGCGAAGCAATTTACATTCTTCCTATTATCGTATCGATCATTCCGATTATCACGTGGTTTATGACAACACTTTATAAAGATAAAAAACCTATTCTCTTGTTCTTAACAAGTTGCATCCTACTGAGTAGCGTATTGTCTACTATTGTCCAAACCTCTTTTGCTTCACAGCATTGTCCTCCGATCACCCAATCATTTTCTAAAACTGAAGAAATCATCGGGACGAAAAAACAGCGAATCATGGGACCGGCTTATTTTTGGTTCATGTTCGGAAATGAATTGTTGGATATAGAAGGCCTGGAAATTGATTACTTTTATTCCCTACGCATAAGAACCGCCGAGATTATGAATCGATCAAAACCGGACATCGTGATTACAGACTTATATGTCCGCCGACGTTTTCCATTTATCGACCAATGGCTGACTCAAAATGCCTCGCTCATCGGGATCATCCCTGAAAATCCCAACCATGGCGAACTAAGATTTTATCGATTTTCTTGGAAGGAACCTGTGAGTGAAAAAACCCTGTGATAGGGCAAAAAGGAGAAAGGAACTCCAAACTCTCTGATTTTTACATTCTGGATTTTAATCATATCAAGAATCCATGATCTTGAAATTTCGTGTTTATGCCATTCTTCACGCATATCATCCGACATCGGATATTTTCCAGCAATTAACTTTTTAATGCCAAAAGCCAAAACTATTCTTTTGGTCCAGTTGATCAGTGTCTCATTCGGAACAGTGATAACAATAAGGCCTTGGGGTTTGATCACGCGAAACATTTCATCGATAACCAATTTGGGGTTCTCTACATGCTCCAATACTTCTGAACAGATGACACAATCAAATAAACCGCGTTCAAATGGAAGTCGCTCGATATCCGCCTTGATTAACTCACAGTTTGGTTTATCTTTCAACCTTTCGCGAGCCTGATTGAGCAATGTATCGGACAAATCAATCCCCACCAACCTGTCTCCGTTTAATTTCTCCAAAAGGTTTCCAGACCCACAGCCCACATCAAGGATTTTTCCTCCCGAGGCACTGCCACATAAATTCTTAATCATTACAAACCTGCGATTTTCGACCCATCTGATGGGGAGCCCTGATTGAGATATAAACAAATCAGGCATGTATTTTTTGGCCATTTCTTCATTCCACGACTCATGGTCATTTGAATTCATGCCTGATTCTCCAATAGAAAATTTGCCCTTTCCAACTGTCGCTGATAGAGCGCTTTTCGTCCCATTTCTTTATAAATATCGCCTATGCGAAGGATGGATTCTTCATCTCGGGATATGTCGTAAACAAACAAAGTTCCCCCGATTAATAAAAATGGATTTTTGTTGTTGAGCCACGCATAGGCGGCTTTTGTGGAAGGGTTGTGACGGAGCTCCGCACTGACCACCAGCCATTCTACGGGAACATCACTGGGGTTAATCGTCTCCTTTCTAAAAGAATTCGTAATGGCGGGAGAAAGGACATCTTGATAGTCTATACCCCATGCCTCGGGACGGTTGGAACCCCAATATCCCATCAGAATGGAGGGCTTGATGGCTTGCTTGTGAATGACTTTTGCAAGAGTTGGGAGATCCTGCCCCCAATCTTGATTGGATCCATCCAACCACTTCCATCCATTTTTTATGCCTCCGACCAAGGGATTGAAATAGGCCATGTGATGTGGATGTGTGATGAATGACTCAATTACCATCCATCCCATTAACATCCAACATACGATTCTGTCTTTTCGTGATTTAAGCGAAGAATAATATACACCAATTAATATCGCTAAAAACGGAATGGCAGGTAGAAGATAACGAATCCCAAAATGATTGTTACTAATAAGAACAGAAAACCATAAAACCAATATTGGAATAAACAATAAAAATCCCCGACTATTATCTTTCCTTTTAACCAAGGCAATTCCCACAGTGATCCAAAAAAACAGAAGTGGGAGTGGCGTTTTTATCAGGGATACAGTCGGATAGTAAAACCATCCCTTGGCCACAGCCTCGCCCAAGAGATAACCATCTGACAATCGTTCCTTGTGAAAAGATCGCCCTTGACTTAAAGCTTGATTCAACATCTCTAGATTGAAATTATAAAGGCTTAACACAACAAACAGTGTTGCCAATATAATAATAGCTGCCCCTACAGCATCGGATTTCTCTATTCTTTTATTCTCAATTTTTCTTTGCAAAAGGTACATCAAGATGAAAATGGGAGCTAATAGGAAACCAGTAAATTTGGATGAAATCGCTGCTCCCGCTGATATACCTGAAAGAAGAGCGGTGGTCCGATTCCGTTTCATCAGCCATTCGTAAAATAAGAATATTGATCCAGTCATAAAAAAAGTGACATAAATATCATTCATCGCCAAGGACCCGTTACCTAGAATTAAAGGGTCAAACAAAAACACAGAACAACTGAGTAACGCTGCTTGCAATCCAAACAGTTTCTTACAAAAAAAGTAAATAACAATACCCAATACAAGCGTTATCAAGATACTGGAGAAACGACATAAGAAAATTAGTTTTGGAGCGGGAACAGTATTATGAAAAAATATTTGGTACCCATTTCTCCATGCATCATTCAAATTCATGAAACGTTCGATTGGCCATTTGGCACCCTGGAGAAGCATAGGAACTCCGGAGATTATTTTTTGTAAGGGTGGATGCTCGATGTTAGGCGTTAATTGTCCTGTTTTTAAATAAATTAAACCGGCCGGCGCGTAAATGACCTCATCGTAAACCAAAGAGGTGTTCTTGGCTGTTGAAATCAATAAATACATTGAGGGAAGCAAAATCAAACCTAACAATAAATAATGTTTCTTTTTCACCAGCTTATCCAATTCACATAGGAACGGCCTTCCCATGGGGTTCGATTTTGACAATACGCGATAAACGCCTTCATAGGGTCGGTCATGGTTTACGCCCCGGAAAGGGATCGGATGAGGATGGGTTGTTTCTCAAAAGGGCTGGGAGGTTCGCTCAAATCCTCCATGACCAAATTGGCCGTGGCCTTGGCCGAATTCATCACGCCGGGTATACCGGCGCCGGGATGGGTTCCAGCCCCGACAAAATACAAACCCTGAATGCGAGGATCCCGGTTGTGCACCCTAAAAAACGCACTCTGAGTTAAAACGGGTTCTAAAGAAAATGCCGATCCGTGGGTGGCATGAAGTTCGGTTTGAAAATCAGCGGGCGTAAAAATTCGTTGTGTCAACAGGTTCTCTTGTAACCCCGGCAAATATCGCTTTTCTAAATAGGCCAATATTTTTTTTGCGTACCGAGGGCCTTCTTCGGCCCAATCAAGGGGCGCCGTTCCCAAATGAGGCACCGGAGAGAGAACATAAAAGGTCTCGCACCCTTCAGGAGCAAGTGAAGGATCGGATTTGGTTGGGGCATGCAGATAAAGTGAAAAATCGTCTGCCAAAACACCTTTTAAAAAAATGTCCTCCAATAATTCTTTGTAACGAGGTCCAAAGATGACATTGTGATGCGCCAGATGGGGATATCGTTTTCTTGTTCCGAAATAAATCAGAAAAAGTGACATGCTGTGGCGCATGGTCTGGGTTTTTTTGGCCGCAGCTTGCGCCAGCGGTTCCTGGGACAACAAATGGGCGTAGGTATGCACCACATCGGCATCGCTGACAACCCCATCAAATATTTCGCGCTGGCCTGATTCTGTTTGTATTCCGGTGACCCTGCCTCCCGTTGTGACAATTTTTTCAACTGGAGAACTCAAACGAATATCTCCTCCCAAATCGGTGAAAAGTTTAACCAAGCCTCGAATGAGGGCTCCAGTGCCCCCTTTTGGGAAAAATACACCCCCATTTTTTTCCAGGTGATGGATAAAGGTATACAGGGAGGAAGCAGTGAATGGATTTCCCCCCAACATCAATGAATGGAAGCTAAAAGCCTGCCGAAGTTGCGGGTCGCGAAAGTATTTCGCAACCGTTTGATAAACCGAACGATAGGCCGCCAAATGAATCAATTGAGGCGAAACACGAACCATACTCCACCAATTGAGAAAGGGGACATGCGCCAACTTCTCATATCCTTCTTTAAAGACCGCGTGTGAATATTTGGAAAACCGTCGGTATCCGTCCACATCCACCGGTGATTTCTTACGGATTTGACTCTCAAGATTGGACACCTCATTCGAATAATCGAGTGAAAATCCATCCTCCCAAAAAAAGCGGTAAAAAGGAGTAACGGTCATGAGCTCAACATAATCAGACATCGTTTTCTTGGATACCTGAAATAGTTCGTCCAAGCAGGTGGGGGCAGTGATGACCGTAGGCCCGGCGTCAAAAGTAAAACCCTGGTCCTTATAAGTATAAGCGCACCCTCCAGGTTTATCGCGCTTTTCATACAGGGTGACTTGAAAACCCGCCGCTTGTAACCGGATGGCCACCGCCAATCCGCCAAATCCACTTCCTATAACCGCTAAACGCTTTCTAGTCATAGCGCGGCTCCGTCACAACCCAACAAGGGATCAAGCATGGCCGTCGTCCCGGCCCATTTTTTAAAGGATGTGTGCGCTGAGATGAGTATAAGCCGGGACCCAGCCTCTCCCAAGAGGGAGGTGATCCCATCACACCTTCTGCCGGAACGACTGGGCTCCGGCTTATACACTTGCCAACAATCACTCCGCTTAAAAGCTAGGCCGGGGCGACGGCGACCCTCAAATATTTCTTCGTATTCAAACGAGATCTCATGATTCCATTTCATACAAGGGTTTCATTCAACCTTAATTTTTTTCTTTTTGTTACACTAAAACTTGCTTTTCAGCTTTGATTTTCTGCAAGGAGGACATTTGATTTCTTGCCGCATCTGTGATGGTGGAATAGTCACACCATCAATGGATTTGGGTGCACAACCCATGACCAACCGCTTTCTTTCCTCAAAGGAAG
It encodes:
- the ubiG_5 gene encoding Ubiquinone biosynthesis O-methyltransferase, whose amino-acid sequence is MNSNDHESWNEEMAKKYMPDLFISQSGLPIRWVENRRFVMIKNLCGSASGGKILDVGCGSGNLLEKLNGDRLVGIDLSDTLLNQARERLKDKPNCELIKADIERLPFERGLFDCVICSEVLEHVENPKLVIDEMFRVIKPQGLIVITVPNETLINWTKRIVLAFGIKKLIAGKYPMSDDMREEWHKHEISRSWILDMIKIQNVKIREFGVPFSFLPYHRVFSLTGSFQENR
- the crtI gene encoding Phytoene desaturase (lycopene-forming); translated protein: MTRKRLAVIGSGFGGLAVAIRLQAAGFQVTLYEKRDKPGGCAYTYKDQGFTFDAGPTVITAPTCLDELFQVSKKTMSDYVELMTVTPFYRFFWEDGFSLDYSNEVSNLESQIRKKSPVDVDGYRRFSKYSHAVFKEGYEKLAHVPFLNWWSMVRVSPQLIHLAAYRSVYQTVAKYFRDPQLRQAFSFHSLMLGGNPFTASSLYTFIHHLEKNGGVFFPKGGTGALIRGLVKLFTDLGGDIRLSSPVEKIVTTGGRVTGIQTESGQREIFDGVVSDADVVHTYAHLLSQEPLAQAAAKKTQTMRHSMSLFLIYFGTRKRYPHLAHHNVIFGPRYKELLEDIFLKGVLADDFSLYLHAPTKSDPSLAPEGCETFYVLSPVPHLGTAPLDWAEEGPRYAKKILAYLEKRYLPGLQENLLTQRIFTPADFQTELHATHGSAFSLEPVLTQSAFFRVHNRDPRIQGLYFVGAGTHPGAGIPGVMNSAKATANLVMEDLSEPPSPFEKQPILIRSLSGA